In one Bacteroidia bacterium genomic region, the following are encoded:
- a CDS encoding glycosyltransferase N-terminal domain-containing protein: MTVLYRIFLQLYLFAIRMAALRNEKARKWLRGKKSSWQELVDFDAFGGSLWVHCSSLGEFEQGRPLIEKLKIAYPHLPLVLTFFSPSGYDVRKNYPLADRVIHLPLDAPGNAEKLVSLIKPRLALFIKYDFWYYYFRELSSRGVPLLLVSAVFRPSQPFFRVYGGLHRKMLRYVRHFFVQDQNSGQLLQSLGYSNFTVIPDTRIDRVFEIAQTVKEFPEIEKWTGGEAVLIGGSTYQMEEEMILRLLEEKVWTGKVIIAPHHTGQKNLGKVESLFKGVVVRYSRLNQEPDTGQRILLIDNVGMLSSLYKIAAVAFIGGGFGYSIHNILEPAAFGLPILFGPNHHRFHEATTLIKTGGAFEVKTYQGVREKILFLKTEENRKAAGEAALNFIIKNRGGTEQVMSFIRQQIEL; encoded by the coding sequence ATGACTGTTCTCTATCGAATATTTCTGCAACTATATTTATTTGCTATCCGGATGGCAGCGCTTCGAAATGAAAAAGCGCGAAAGTGGCTGCGGGGCAAAAAATCATCGTGGCAGGAATTAGTTGATTTCGATGCGTTTGGCGGCAGCTTATGGGTGCATTGCAGTTCTCTTGGCGAATTTGAGCAGGGCCGTCCGCTTATTGAAAAGCTCAAAATAGCCTATCCTCATCTTCCGCTGGTGCTTACTTTTTTTTCTCCATCAGGATATGATGTGCGGAAAAATTATCCTTTGGCCGATAGGGTCATCCATCTTCCCCTGGACGCTCCGGGAAATGCCGAAAAGCTGGTTTCACTTATAAAGCCCAGGTTAGCTCTGTTTATCAAATATGATTTCTGGTATTACTACTTCAGGGAGCTGAGTTCCCGGGGCGTGCCGTTGCTGCTCGTCTCGGCAGTTTTTCGTCCTTCGCAGCCATTCTTCCGGGTTTATGGCGGGTTGCACAGAAAGATGCTCCGGTATGTACGCCACTTCTTTGTGCAAGATCAAAATTCAGGTCAATTGCTGCAATCGCTCGGCTACTCCAATTTTACCGTGATTCCTGACACACGAATTGACCGTGTATTTGAAATAGCGCAAACGGTGAAGGAATTTCCGGAAATTGAAAAATGGACAGGAGGCGAGGCCGTGCTTATTGGCGGCAGTACCTATCAAATGGAAGAAGAGATGATCTTGCGATTGCTGGAAGAAAAAGTCTGGACAGGAAAAGTGATCATCGCTCCCCACCACACCGGGCAGAAAAACCTGGGAAAGGTGGAAAGTCTCTTTAAAGGTGTGGTAGTTCGTTACAGTCGTTTGAATCAGGAGCCTGACACCGGTCAGCGAATATTGCTCATTGATAATGTGGGGATGCTTTCTTCTCTGTATAAAATCGCTGCTGTTGCTTTTATCGGTGGCGGGTTTGGATACAGCATCCACAATATCCTGGAGCCGGCAGCTTTCGGACTGCCCATACTTTTTGGCCCGAATCATCACAGGTTTCATGAAGCCACTACGCTTATAAAAACCGGTGGCGCATTTGAAGTTAAAACCTATCAGGGTGTTCGGGAAAAAATCCTTTTCCTGAAAACCGAAGAAAACCGCAAAGCAGCAGGAGAAGCCGCTTTGAATTTTATTATTAAAAACAGGGGAGGAACGGAGCAGGTGATGAGCTTTATCAGGCAACAAATTGAATTGTAG
- a CDS encoding cupin domain-containing protein: MEIRTIIEWLQLLPHPEGGFYREVYRSLGNIPQQALGPQFSGSRNYSTSIYFLLTSENFSAFHRIKQDEIWHFYQGSAIRIHVIYPNGEYRPQDVGLDFEVGELPQFVVPAGCWFASSVKDADSFSLTGCTVSPGFDFADFELADRGELTATFPQHAQIIEQLTRI; encoded by the coding sequence ATGGAAATCCGGACGATTATTGAGTGGCTTCAGCTTTTGCCGCACCCCGAAGGCGGTTTTTATCGAGAAGTCTATCGCAGCCTGGGAAATATCCCTCAGCAGGCCTTAGGTCCGCAATTCAGCGGCAGCAGGAATTATTCTACAAGCATTTACTTTCTGCTCACTTCCGAAAATTTTTCTGCTTTCCACCGGATAAAGCAGGATGAAATTTGGCATTTCTATCAGGGCTCAGCGATTCGCATTCATGTTATTTACCCCAATGGTGAGTACCGGCCACAGGATGTAGGGCTGGATTTTGAGGTTGGCGAGCTTCCTCAATTCGTGGTGCCTGCCGGTTGCTGGTTTGCCTCTTCGGTAAAAGATGCAGATTCCTTTTCGCTCACTGGCTGCACCGTATCGCCCGGTTTCGACTTTGCTGATTTTGAACTGGCTGACAGAGGAGAGCTGACCGCAACATTTCCTCAACATGCGCAAATTATTGAGCAACTGACACGAATCTGA
- a CDS encoding Ldh family oxidoreductase: protein MNSEIYFADPDKLLDFTRHIFLSAGFNDNKATIAATVLQRADLRGIDSHGVARLPGYVRLIKQGRILPDAETAIVHETPGTALADGNKGIGLVIAGEAMDIAIEKARAVGSGWVAVKNSSHFGVAVAHAEKALKHNMIGFVLTNASPLVSPAGGITPLFGTNPVCVTIPAGKFPPVIIDMSTTVAANGKLEIAQRKGGNIPEGWVQTREGLPSNNPDELKDGGTLLPLGGDLLHSSYKGYALGGWVDIFSGVLSGANFGQWVPPFVSFLDVHREEVGQGLGHFVGAWRIDAFRPVEDFKTSMDIWIEHIKKSKPAPGVERVLIPGEPEAAHEATRMAKGIPLHPKVVEGLSELSKEYKVELAI from the coding sequence ATGAACTCAGAAATATATTTTGCTGATCCTGATAAACTCCTGGATTTTACACGTCATATTTTCCTGTCTGCCGGATTTAATGACAACAAGGCCACGATCGCAGCCACGGTGCTTCAGCGTGCAGATCTGCGCGGCATTGATTCGCATGGAGTAGCACGGCTGCCGGGATATGTAAGGCTGATAAAGCAGGGCCGGATTCTGCCAGACGCTGAAACGGCCATTGTGCACGAAACGCCTGGCACCGCTCTGGCCGATGGTAACAAGGGAATTGGCCTCGTGATAGCCGGAGAAGCGATGGATATAGCCATTGAAAAAGCCAGAGCGGTGGGCTCCGGATGGGTAGCGGTAAAAAATTCCTCGCATTTTGGCGTTGCCGTAGCCCATGCCGAAAAGGCGCTGAAGCATAATATGATTGGCTTTGTGCTGACCAATGCAAGTCCGTTGGTTTCGCCAGCCGGAGGGATCACACCCCTGTTCGGAACGAACCCGGTATGTGTTACGATTCCCGCAGGAAAATTTCCACCTGTTATAATAGATATGTCCACCACTGTGGCAGCCAATGGCAAACTGGAAATTGCGCAGCGCAAGGGCGGAAATATTCCGGAGGGATGGGTTCAGACGCGGGAGGGCCTGCCATCAAATAATCCTGATGAACTCAAGGATGGAGGGACATTGCTGCCGCTGGGTGGAGATCTGTTGCATAGCAGCTATAAAGGATATGCACTGGGTGGCTGGGTTGATATATTCAGCGGGGTATTGTCCGGAGCAAACTTTGGCCAGTGGGTTCCGCCCTTCGTATCTTTTCTTGATGTACATCGCGAAGAGGTGGGCCAGGGATTAGGCCATTTTGTGGGTGCCTGGCGCATTGATGCTTTCCGGCCGGTTGAGGATTTCAAAACTTCGATGGATATATGGATTGAGCATATCAAAAAATCAAAGCCCGCACCGGGGGTGGAACGGGTCCTGATTCCCGGAGAACCGGAAGCAGCACATGAAGCAACACGTATGGCAAAGGGAATTCCCCTGCACCCAAAAGTTGTGGAAGGTTTATCTGAACTTTCAAAAGAATACAAAGTAGAATTGGCGATTTAA
- a CDS encoding (Fe-S)-binding protein, which translates to MTANIFIPCFVDQLFPETAFNMIRVLRKAGCKTHYNPEQTCCGQPAFNAGHKKAAREVALKFLEEFSSNHFVVAPSASCVGMVRSYYTDLFKNSSRHNQCKQLQSNIYELSEFLVKVLKVEDLGASLPGKATYHDSCSALRECGIKAAPRKLLANVQGLELVEMNEVETCCGFGGTFAVKFESISVAMAEQKVTHALETGAEYLISTDHSCLLHLDGYIRNKNLKLRSLHIADVLASGW; encoded by the coding sequence GTGACCGCTAACATCTTTATCCCGTGCTTCGTAGATCAATTATTTCCGGAAACCGCCTTTAACATGATCAGGGTTTTGCGGAAAGCCGGCTGTAAAACGCACTACAACCCGGAGCAAACCTGCTGTGGACAACCCGCTTTCAATGCAGGCCACAAAAAAGCAGCACGTGAGGTTGCACTAAAATTTCTCGAAGAATTCAGCAGCAATCATTTTGTGGTGGCTCCTTCTGCTTCGTGCGTGGGCATGGTACGGAGCTATTATACTGATCTGTTCAAGAATTCATCAAGACACAACCAGTGCAAACAATTGCAGAGCAACATCTATGAGCTTTCCGAATTCCTGGTAAAGGTGCTGAAGGTGGAGGATCTCGGTGCTTCGCTTCCCGGCAAAGCTACCTACCACGATTCCTGCAGCGCCCTTCGCGAATGCGGAATTAAAGCAGCCCCGCGGAAGTTGCTGGCAAATGTGCAAGGACTGGAACTTGTGGAGATGAATGAGGTGGAAACATGCTGCGGATTCGGAGGCACCTTTGCCGTAAAATTTGAATCCATTTCTGTGGCGATGGCCGAGCAGAAAGTAACCCACGCCCTTGAAACCGGTGCCGAATATCTGATATCAACCGACCATAGCTGCCTGCTGCATCTGGACGGCTACATTCGTAATAAGAACCTGAAGTTGCGATCACTTCATATTGCGGATGTACTTGCTTCCGGTTGGTGA
- a CDS encoding FAD-dependent oxidoreductase, producing the protein MKKIAVIGAGPAGLTAACRLTKAGYPVDVYEASEHVGGMCRTLKLWDYEVDLGPHRFFSNNKMVNDFWFSMAGNDYHLVNRLTRIYYNKQFYNYPVKILEVLRKTGFIKSAAILNSFLLGQIKPNKNPENFEEWVSHKFGEQLFEMFFKTYSEKLWGVKCTEIDVDFAAQRIKQFSLAEAIKNGLGLVNARKHKTLVDNFAYPQHGTGMIYKNIAAKIVEQGGKIHLGQPLTKVLSVDDDKMKLGFADHQEKEYDHVISSMPLTRLIKSLPGAPQAALEAADKLKFRNTILVYLLVEGKSLFPDNWLYIHAPELNTGRITNFRNWSPGLYGDLEGTVLSLEYWCNFEDEIWSRDDSKIAEMAIKELNMTGLNKGNKVVDWHIERVPNCYPIYLTGYKTILQPVIDHINNVKPLQVIGRYGAFKYNNQDHSILMGLLAADNIIYNKNHNLWKVNTDYDSYQEESGIDD; encoded by the coding sequence ATGAAGAAAATTGCCGTTATCGGAGCCGGCCCGGCAGGGCTTACTGCAGCCTGCCGGCTTACCAAAGCCGGCTACCCGGTGGATGTGTATGAAGCCAGCGAACATGTTGGAGGCATGTGCAGAACTCTAAAGCTTTGGGATTATGAAGTGGACCTGGGTCCCCACCGTTTTTTCAGTAACAACAAAATGGTAAATGACTTCTGGTTTTCAATGGCCGGAAATGATTACCATTTGGTCAATCGTTTAACGAGAATATATTATAATAAGCAATTTTATAATTATCCTGTTAAAATTTTAGAAGTGCTCAGAAAAACGGGTTTTATAAAATCGGCTGCTATTTTAAATAGTTTTTTATTAGGCCAGATAAAGCCAAATAAAAACCCGGAAAATTTTGAAGAATGGGTGAGCCACAAATTTGGAGAGCAACTTTTTGAGATGTTTTTCAAAACCTACTCAGAGAAACTTTGGGGCGTGAAGTGTACTGAAATTGATGTAGATTTTGCTGCACAGCGAATTAAACAATTTTCTCTGGCAGAGGCCATCAAGAATGGATTAGGGCTAGTAAATGCACGCAAGCATAAAACCCTCGTTGATAATTTTGCCTATCCACAGCACGGCACGGGCATGATCTATAAAAACATTGCGGCAAAAATTGTGGAGCAGGGCGGGAAAATACATTTAGGACAACCGCTCACTAAAGTATTGAGCGTAGATGATGACAAAATGAAGTTAGGATTTGCGGATCATCAGGAGAAAGAATATGATCATGTGATTTCCAGTATGCCTCTGACGCGGCTTATAAAATCCTTGCCAGGAGCGCCTCAGGCTGCATTGGAGGCTGCTGATAAATTGAAATTCCGCAACACGATTCTGGTTTACCTGCTTGTGGAAGGAAAATCTCTTTTTCCCGATAACTGGCTGTATATCCATGCTCCCGAACTGAATACAGGACGCATAACCAACTTCAGAAATTGGTCGCCCGGCCTGTACGGAGACCTGGAAGGAACCGTGCTTTCTCTGGAATATTGGTGCAATTTTGAAGATGAGATATGGAGCCGCGATGACAGTAAAATTGCAGAAATGGCCATTAAGGAATTGAACATGACCGGGCTAAACAAAGGAAATAAAGTGGTTGACTGGCATATTGAGCGCGTTCCCAATTGCTATCCAATTTATTTAACCGGGTACAAAACCATTCTCCAGCCCGTAATTGATCATATTAACAATGTAAAACCTTTGCAGGTAATTGGCAGGTACGGTGCATTTAAATACAACAACCAGGATCATAGTATATTAATGGGATTGCTGGCTGCTGATAATATTATTTATAATAAAAATCATAACCTTTGGAAAGTAAATACAGATTATGATTCCTACCAGGAAGAAAGCGGAATTGATGATTAA
- a CDS encoding S9 family peptidase, with protein sequence MNRSWIILLVLLIAVNPARAQKKKKDNANENGEKKELTLQDIWASGKFYPKGMTGIRPLNDGKHFARLHNDFSSGSSSLLRYQYDGDKVDTLFTTGWLTGTVADIIFDDLALSESEKTVILETGTVPLYRHSSKAMYYLWNKDNRLAKPIMEEELVMYPNLSAPEDKVAFVKDNNLYVQNLADDKVTQITKDGEINKIINGASDWVYEEEFKLVQAYEWNPEGTRIAYYKFDEREVQEYMLKKYTNSAYPESYRYKYPKVGAVNSKVSIWIYDLKTGKNTQVALGDEYEYIPRIKWTREPDVLSIQLMNRHQNKQELVFANAVTGTSEVVLTEQSDTYIDITDDLTFLPENDFLWTSDLSGYNHIYLYDNEGNLERQITSGEWDVTEFLGYAENDKTLYYASAEESPLERYIYSVKLNGKGPKKMTHKKGWNDVSFSKTFDYMIHNWSEATEPPVVAIRKSGGAMVKEVEANNELREVLSEYDLPEKEFFSFKGPDGTLLNGWMIKPADFKEKNKYPVLMTVYGGPGSQTVENQWSSYNEMWFQYMVSKGYIVVSVDNRGTGARGSNFKKMTYLNLGKYEVEDQMAAAEYLGNLEYVDASRIGIFGWSYGGYMASLCIMKGNELFKTAVAVAPVSDWRFYDNIYTERFMRTPEENPEGYKESSVLTYVDQLKGNYLIVHGTFDDNVHPQNSLELIKQLIARNKKFDSEFYPDKNHGIYGGYTRLHLFTKITDYLLSNL encoded by the coding sequence ATGAACCGGTCCTGGATAATTTTACTTGTGCTGTTGATTGCAGTGAACCCTGCCCGCGCGCAGAAGAAGAAAAAGGATAATGCAAATGAGAATGGTGAAAAAAAGGAACTGACGCTACAGGATATCTGGGCATCAGGGAAGTTTTATCCCAAAGGAATGACGGGCATAAGGCCTTTGAACGATGGGAAGCATTTTGCCAGGCTGCATAATGACTTCAGTTCTGGCAGCTCATCTCTGCTGCGATACCAATATGATGGCGATAAAGTAGATACGCTATTTACGACCGGATGGCTGACCGGAACTGTAGCCGACATTATTTTCGATGACCTTGCCCTTTCTGAATCGGAAAAGACGGTGATATTGGAAACGGGTACTGTGCCGCTTTACCGGCATTCTTCTAAGGCAATGTATTATCTCTGGAACAAGGACAACCGCCTGGCAAAACCCATTATGGAGGAGGAACTGGTAATGTATCCGAACCTCTCGGCCCCGGAAGATAAAGTGGCTTTTGTGAAGGACAACAACCTCTACGTCCAGAACCTGGCTGACGACAAAGTGACGCAGATCACAAAGGATGGCGAAATAAACAAGATCATCAACGGGGCGAGCGACTGGGTTTATGAGGAGGAATTCAAGCTGGTGCAGGCTTATGAATGGAACCCTGAAGGAACCCGCATTGCCTACTACAAATTTGACGAGCGTGAGGTGCAGGAATACATGCTGAAAAAGTACACGAACAGTGCTTATCCTGAATCTTACCGCTACAAATACCCTAAGGTAGGAGCCGTCAACAGCAAGGTGAGCATTTGGATTTACGACTTAAAAACCGGCAAAAACACGCAGGTGGCTCTGGGGGATGAATACGAATACATTCCCAGGATAAAATGGACCCGCGAGCCGGATGTGCTTTCAATACAACTGATGAACCGTCATCAGAATAAGCAGGAACTGGTTTTTGCCAATGCCGTCACCGGCACTTCTGAGGTGGTCCTGACCGAGCAAAGCGATACCTATATTGACATTACAGACGATCTTACTTTCCTTCCGGAAAACGATTTTTTGTGGACATCTGACCTTAGCGGATACAACCATATTTATTTATATGACAATGAGGGAAACCTGGAACGCCAGATCACGAGCGGTGAATGGGACGTGACCGAATTCCTGGGATATGCTGAAAATGATAAAACCCTCTACTATGCAAGTGCTGAGGAATCACCTTTGGAGCGATACATCTACTCCGTGAAGCTGAACGGAAAAGGCCCGAAAAAGATGACACATAAAAAGGGCTGGAACGATGTGTCCTTCAGCAAAACGTTTGACTATATGATCCACAACTGGAGCGAAGCCACCGAGCCGCCCGTTGTCGCTATCAGGAAGTCGGGCGGAGCTATGGTAAAAGAGGTGGAGGCGAATAATGAACTCCGCGAAGTGCTTTCAGAATATGACCTGCCGGAAAAGGAGTTTTTCAGCTTTAAAGGCCCTGACGGGACACTGCTAAACGGCTGGATGATAAAACCTGCTGATTTCAAAGAAAAAAACAAATACCCGGTGTTGATGACCGTATATGGCGGCCCCGGTTCACAAACAGTGGAAAACCAGTGGAGCAGCTATAATGAAATGTGGTTTCAATACATGGTTTCCAAAGGGTATATCGTAGTATCTGTGGATAACCGCGGGACTGGCGCGCGCGGCAGCAATTTCAAGAAGATGACCTACCTGAACCTGGGCAAGTATGAGGTGGAAGATCAAATGGCGGCAGCCGAATACCTGGGCAACCTTGAATATGTAGACGCCTCGCGGATCGGGATATTTGGCTGGAGCTATGGTGGCTACATGGCTTCCCTTTGCATAATGAAAGGAAATGAGCTCTTCAAAACTGCTGTGGCTGTGGCCCCGGTTTCTGACTGGCGTTTTTACGATAATATTTATACTGAGCGGTTTATGCGCACACCGGAAGAAAATCCTGAAGGGTATAAAGAAAGTTCAGTGCTTACCTATGTAGATCAGTTAAAAGGAAACTACCTGATAGTGCATGGAACTTTTGATGACAACGTGCATCCGCAGAACAGCCTGGAACTCATAAAACAATTAATAGCGCGGAACAAAAAGTTCGATTCTGAATTTTACCCTGATAAAAACCACGGGATATATGGCGGCTATACGAGGCTCCATCTTTTTACGAAAATCACAGATTACCTTCTCTCAAATCTTTAA
- a CDS encoding PDC sensor domain-containing protein, with amino-acid sequence MEEKTESKSRKWIWILILILIIILVPAGIWVFKNNEIKNLTEDFGQERLEMERQFESKFREEQKEHARLMVKPLTWAVRAEMMRDNLEQVNQYLSQFVKEKNIQQVMLVDNDGQILISTDKKTENAAFSEWYDAALLQDGEITLSEREGGDVAIVAPVMGLDTRLGTLVVFYKPSQYESSYEHSAEPEIPAE; translated from the coding sequence ATGGAAGAAAAAACAGAAAGCAAAAGCAGAAAGTGGATTTGGATTCTGATCTTAATATTGATCATAATCCTGGTGCCCGCAGGTATTTGGGTATTTAAAAATAATGAGATAAAAAATCTTACAGAAGATTTTGGTCAGGAGCGCCTGGAAATGGAGCGGCAGTTTGAGAGTAAATTCAGGGAAGAGCAAAAGGAACATGCCCGCCTGATGGTGAAGCCACTCACCTGGGCCGTTCGGGCTGAGATGATGCGCGATAACCTGGAGCAGGTGAATCAATACCTGTCGCAGTTCGTGAAAGAAAAGAACATACAGCAGGTTATGCTCGTGGATAATGACGGGCAGATTCTGATCTCTACCGATAAAAAGACTGAGAACGCGGCATTTTCTGAGTGGTATGATGCGGCCTTGCTGCAGGACGGTGAGATTACGCTTTCTGAACGTGAAGGAGGAGATGTTGCCATTGTGGCTCCGGTAATGGGTCTCGATACGCGACTGGGAACGCTGGTGGTATTTTACAAGCCTTCTCAATACGAATCATCATACGAACATTCTGCGGAACCGGAAATTCCAGCAGAATGA
- a CDS encoding peptide MFS transporter — translation MSTVNQNALPIDRSELWGHPKGLYILFFTELWERFSYYGMRAILVLYIISSAADQNAGLGWAEGRALALYGWYTMLVYVMSIPGGIIADKWLGQKKTVLLGGLTLCAGHGILAVDAPWAFFTGLALIIIGVGGLKPNISTMVGGLYKPGDERRDSGFTIFYIGINVGAFLSSLIVGYVGEKIGWHYGFGLAGIGMLLGQVVYMMGQKYLRGVGEAPGSDPHPDESIIHADRAEDTSLGELFRRLFRSPVQLAITAVLLIGGILMGLFLFEGFDRWAYAALFAFLAITAGMLMMIYKDVDSKDKDRLVVLLLSFIIVIVFWGAFEQAGGLMNIYTKQKIDRFVSISVLDILFYAGTALLLIRGVIGTLRKEDTQVLYYVIGALLGIGYTVLRYLELTDPYLIPASVFQSVNALFIIIFGTIVAGFWLWWKHRGKESSSLFKMATGTIIMGAGFIFMAMATKQADDFVGAKGMLILLILAYFFHTIGELCASPVALSFITKLAPVKYVSIMMGLYFAATGLGNKVAGAIGEAAQAEPVKVELTASRDQMLAYVPDSIINKSQNFQIVADVKIENGQVILMKDGTDFNRFIEWKDGGREELTGRAVKAEEPELTAILDFEREKEMKEKAPGTTAGYTAQVQIFELQNQREYWTFLSIFLLTAVFGLLLLAFLRKLKKLTHGAEEKEGTSHEEHEPYEISDIQDKDKKNPGEI, via the coding sequence ATGAGCACAGTAAATCAGAATGCCCTGCCAATTGACCGTTCAGAATTATGGGGCCATCCAAAAGGATTATACATCCTCTTCTTCACAGAGCTATGGGAGCGGTTCAGTTATTATGGAATGCGCGCCATCCTTGTGCTGTATATCATCAGTTCGGCCGCTGACCAAAATGCCGGGCTCGGCTGGGCCGAAGGCAGAGCTTTGGCGCTATACGGCTGGTATACGATGCTCGTATACGTAATGTCCATTCCGGGGGGTATCATAGCAGACAAATGGCTCGGACAGAAAAAGACGGTGCTATTGGGCGGCCTTACTTTATGTGCGGGCCACGGAATACTGGCGGTAGATGCACCGTGGGCATTCTTCACAGGCCTGGCGCTGATCATCATTGGGGTGGGAGGTTTGAAACCCAATATTTCCACGATGGTGGGCGGCTTATACAAGCCCGGAGATGAACGCAGAGACAGCGGCTTTACCATCTTTTATATCGGGATAAACGTGGGTGCATTCCTTTCATCCCTCATCGTAGGATATGTGGGAGAGAAAATTGGCTGGCACTACGGTTTTGGCCTTGCAGGAATAGGAATGTTGCTGGGGCAGGTGGTTTACATGATGGGCCAGAAATACCTCAGAGGGGTGGGAGAGGCCCCCGGCAGTGATCCGCATCCAGATGAATCCATCATTCATGCTGACAGGGCCGAAGACACTTCGCTGGGAGAGCTCTTCAGAAGGTTATTCAGAAGTCCGGTGCAACTGGCCATTACAGCGGTGTTGCTGATAGGGGGAATTCTGATGGGACTCTTTCTTTTTGAAGGATTTGACAGATGGGCTTATGCCGCCTTGTTCGCATTTCTTGCCATTACGGCTGGTATGCTGATGATGATCTACAAGGATGTAGACTCCAAGGATAAAGACCGGCTGGTTGTGCTGCTGCTTTCATTTATCATCGTCATCGTTTTCTGGGGAGCATTCGAACAGGCCGGTGGGCTGATGAATATTTACACAAAGCAGAAAATTGACAGGTTCGTTTCGATCTCTGTTCTGGACATTCTGTTCTATGCAGGTACAGCGCTGCTGCTGATTCGGGGTGTTATCGGCACCTTGCGCAAGGAAGATACGCAGGTGCTGTATTACGTGATCGGAGCGTTATTGGGCATTGGCTACACCGTTTTAAGATATTTGGAACTCACAGATCCTTACCTCATTCCTGCATCCGTATTTCAGTCCGTCAACGCGCTGTTTATCATCATCTTCGGAACCATTGTAGCCGGTTTCTGGCTGTGGTGGAAGCACCGGGGCAAAGAATCCTCATCGCTCTTTAAGATGGCGACAGGAACAATCATCATGGGTGCAGGATTCATTTTTATGGCTATGGCCACCAAGCAGGCTGATGATTTTGTGGGCGCTAAGGGAATGTTAATCCTCCTGATCCTCGCTTATTTTTTCCACACTATTGGCGAACTCTGCGCCTCTCCGGTAGCCCTTTCATTCATCACAAAGCTGGCACCGGTAAAATATGTTTCCATCATGATGGGACTTTATTTTGCCGCGACCGGTTTGGGAAATAAAGTAGCCGGAGCCATAGGCGAAGCAGCCCAGGCCGAACCCGTAAAAGTTGAACTCACCGCCTCCCGCGATCAGATGCTGGCCTATGTGCCGGATTCCATCATCAATAAATCACAAAATTTTCAAATCGTGGCTGATGTGAAAATTGAAAATGGCCAGGTGATTCTGATGAAGGACGGCACCGACTTCAACCGGTTTATTGAATGGAAAGATGGCGGCCGTGAGGAACTGACCGGCCGCGCGGTGAAGGCAGAAGAGCCGGAACTTACAGCCATCCTGGATTTTGAGCGGGAAAAGGAGATGAAGGAAAAAGCGCCCGGCACAACTGCCGGATACACAGCCCAGGTACAAATATTTGAATTACAGAACCAGCGCGAATACTGGACTTTCCTTTCCATTTTTCTGCTTACCGCAGTGTTTGGTTTGCTCTTGCTGGCATTCCTGCGCAAGCTGAAAAAACTTACGCATGGCGCTGAAGAGAAAGAAGGCACCAGCCACGAAGAGCATGAACCTTATGAGATCTCTGACATCCAGGATAAAGACAAGAAGAATCCGGGAGAGATTTAA